CCGGGCTTAAGATCGGCATGCAGCCCATTTACCCATCTACGGAAAAATTAAGCGCCAAGGGCATTACCAATCGGGCCGTAAGCAAAATGGTACAGCAGCTCTTTTTGGAAACCAAGGCCAATTTCGTAGAGACCCTATCAAAAAGTCTAATTGAGGAATTTAAGTTAATGGCGAAAGCCGATGCCCTTTTGAACATTCATTTTCCAAAAAGTCAGGAGTTGTTGGCCAAAGCCCAGTTTCGACTAAAATTTGAGGAACTATTTTTCATTCAGCTCCAATTGCTATCCAAAAAAGCAGCGCGGAAAAAGAAAATCAAAGGCTTACCTTTTACCGAGGTGGGGGAAAAATTCAATGATTTCTTCAAAAACCACCTTCCCTTCGAATTGACCAATGCCCAAAAACGGGTCATCAAGGAAATTCGAAACGATATGGGCAGTTCAGCCCAAATGAACCGGCTTTTGCAGGGGGATGTGGGTTCGGGCAAGACCATTGTCGCCCTAATGTGTATGCTTTTGGCCATTGATAACGGCTTTCAGGCCTGTCTAATGGCCCCAACTGAAATTTTGGCGCAACAGCACTACAATGGCCTCAAGGACCTGTTGGGCAAAATGGATTTAAAGATTGCCTTGCTCACAGGTTCAACCAAACGGGCGGAACGCACTTTTTTGCACAATCAATTGGAAAATGGGAATCTAAATATTTTGGTGGGCACCCATGCCGTTTTGGAAGATAAGGTGCACTTTAAAAATTTGGGATTGGCCATTATTGATGAGCAACATCGTTTTGGTGTGGCACAACGGTCCAAATTATGGCACAAAGGCAGCCCACCCCAAATCCCTCCCAAAGGGAGGGTGGCCGAAATCCATCACAAATACCAAACAGCGAGACCTTCTGCCTATAAGATGTTAAAAGAACTTCAACGGGAGCGGAAAAAACATACCACGGAAGCCGAGCGCATTCTTTGGGAACAATTAAAGACCAAACAACTTGGAATAAAGTTTAGAAGGCAACATATTATTGATGAGTTTATCGTCGATTTTGTTTGCCTATCCAAAAAATTGATTGTTGAAGTGGATGGCGGATACCATGGCACTCCGTCTCAAAAAGAAGCTGATACCATACGAACGAAGATTTTGAATGAATTTGGGTACAAAGTTATACGGTTTACCAACGAAGAAGTAATCGGAGCTATCAGCACCGTTCTCAAAAAAATAGAGGACGAATTAAATAACCTCCCCTTGGGGGAGGAAGGAGGGGCGGTCCCTCCCCATATCCTGGTCATGACCGCAACTCCCATTCCACGGACGTTGGCCATGAGTCTGTATGGAGACCTGGACATTTCCGTGATTGATGAACTACCACCGGGCCGTAAATCCATTAAAACGGTACACCGCTTTGACACCAATCGATTAAAGGTATTTGGATTCATTAAGGATGAGATTAAAAAAGGCCGTCAGATTTATATTGTATATCCATTGATTCAGGAAAGTGAGGCTTTGGATTACAAGGATTTAATGGATGGCTATGAAAGCATTGTCAGGGAGTTCTCGACTCCGGATTATCAAATTTCCATTGTTCACGGGCAGATGAAACCACAGGACAAGGATTATGAAATGGAACGGTTTGTAAAAGGGGAAACCCAAATTATGGTGGCAACCACCGTAATTGAAGTAGGTGTAAACGTACCCAACGCCTCCGTTATGATAATAGAAAGTGCCGAACGTTTTGGTTTATCCCAACTCCACCAGTTACGCGGGCGTGTAGGAAGGGGCGCGGAACAGAGCTATTGCATCTTAATGACCAGTTATAAACTTTCTGA
The sequence above is a segment of the Muricauda sp. SCSIO 64092 genome. Coding sequences within it:
- a CDS encoding DUF559 domain-containing protein; the protein is MQSGVLHTPLVYLKGVGPNRAETLKAELGLETFGDLLQLYPNRYLDKTQYYKINQLKDSGADVQIVGKIVHLKTIEQKRGKRLEASFVDGTGEMKLVWFRSQKWIRENLKINEPYVVFGRINRYGSAFSMPHPEMELLKDHQAGLKIGMQPIYPSTEKLSAKGITNRAVSKMVQQLFLETKANFVETLSKSLIEEFKLMAKADALLNIHFPKSQELLAKAQFRLKFEELFFIQLQLLSKKAARKKKIKGLPFTEVGEKFNDFFKNHLPFELTNAQKRVIKEIRNDMGSSAQMNRLLQGDVGSGKTIVALMCMLLAIDNGFQACLMAPTEILAQQHYNGLKDLLGKMDLKIALLTGSTKRAERTFLHNQLENGNLNILVGTHAVLEDKVHFKNLGLAIIDEQHRFGVAQRSKLWHKGSPPQIPPKGRVAEIHHKYQTARPSAYKMLKELQRERKKHTTEAERILWEQLKTKQLGIKFRRQHIIDEFIVDFVCLSKKLIVEVDGGYHGTPSQKEADTIRTKILNEFGYKVIRFTNEEVIGAISTVLKKIEDELNNLPLGEEGGAVPPHILVMTATPIPRTLAMSLYGDLDISVIDELPPGRKSIKTVHRFDTNRLKVFGFIKDEIKKGRQIYIVYPLIQESEALDYKDLMDGYESIVREFSTPDYQISIVHGQMKPQDKDYEMERFVKGETQIMVATTVIEVGVNVPNASVMIIESAERFGLSQLHQLRGRVGRGAEQSYCILMTSYKLSEDAKTRLETMCRTNDGFEIAEVDLRLRGPGDLMGTQQSGLLNLKIADIIKDNPILKSARYHANETLKNDPKLEKGENLPIRRAYAELVKDKAIWGYIS